In the genome of Leishmania mexicana MHOM/GT/2001/U1103 complete genome, chromosome 16, one region contains:
- a CDS encoding putative fucose kinase, whose amino-acid sequence MNVSFLFSLPRTLAEYEGARRLLADAGALSLGEHGAKGGVAVPRLFCGCDPEDKPLGSGGGTVHLLHACYVDEQRHAPAPAKKSFLSWLRLADTDGRVIVHAGGLSRRLPAYAAVGKALLPLPPCRWHRGSQLSRTLLSTQVPMYREMVATAPAHLRTLIACGDVCVDARGALPSLAPFAESDVLCFGIRADAHVLPSHGVLFTARERPLDLDYMLQKPSLAEVRRRVAGGRHSFLLDVGMWMLSDRAVEVLARKCLGGALDAEDATGGGRDGHRCTAVRTAYDLYSEFGSALGSHAPSADPEIAGLKASVVELRDAEFLHYGTNRQLISAAAALQRREAAAPSWWWGAPFDGVLAPERGGGEEAGLRAAAADAPAGCAAEELDFAAGDAMPLLATPSSVIVQNSVVLAPLDGSAAAAAADAPAGAPLSPVRHLWVESSWVGARWALRDQHILTGIPRNDWALALPPGACVSVVPVLPAALGGCGAGTAPHAARAYHMDDAFRGDVRSGATMYMGVRLHDWLSSRGFSVAELYPAARAAGGGAAPPLDMYEAALFPVCATEQQLGDFLYVATLPLEAATGGCAGVDAARLAAGQAVWRTQPRVSAMDLLRLTDVPAMLRNREYYERRMLTLMLALVAADPAAPCARSPVLSGPMIALLQQQFFLLDLNRVAQRVVELGVPLPWRSGLTGWCCGVDAAGSAGALSREAAPFAKGAAATAASLARMFADEGSVSGGGRGAPLCTVPGRIVVAHYHAFASRLMELALEAMDTAEPPVSAPEKARRLALLRAPSVEEARSLAAVHDAAALAELRAAIMDSFPDERHDPEMGVHLDQIIWGRCPIRIDVAGAWTDTPPYTILSGGSVINVAVELNGQPPVQVYVRVREDPMIVMRSIDSGEQLSVSSFDEIRTYATMQNPFSIPKAALALCGFLPEFCATEYATLREQLAARFGGHGLEISLFVAIPTGSGLGTSSIVAGTVLRSLAEFCKLPWDNHDVCRRVLLIEQMLTAGGGWQDQYGGLFEGLKLVQCVPGLPCLPTVRWMPDSVYTDPRFAACHLLYYTGITRMAKGILGEIVRDVFLNRGATLQLLREMGGPTTAAMYDAMTTGNYKGYARLVQRTWEQKKRLDDGVCNPAVQSIVDVVEPYVWGVTLPGAGGGGYMYMCAKDEACARRIRELLTANPPNGNARFVEMSVSASGLQISRS is encoded by the coding sequence ATGAACGTGAGCTTTCTGTTCAGCCTCCCCCGCACCCTGGCGGAGTAcgagggggcgaggaggcTGCTGGCGGACGCGGGTGCGCTTTCTTTGGGGGAGCACGGTGCGAAgggcggcgtggcggtgccTAGGCTGTTCTGCGGGTGCGACCCGGAGGACAAGCCGCTGGGCTCCGGCGGTGGCAcggtgcacctgctgcacgcgTGCTACGTGgacgagcagcgccacgcaccTGCGCCCGCGAAGAAGTCGTTCCTGTCGTGGCTGCGGCTGGCGGACACCGATGGCCGCGTGATTGTGCACGCTGGCGGCCTGAGCCGCCGCCTGCCGGCGTACGCGGCGGTGGgcaaggcgctgctgccgctgccgccgtgccggTGGCACCGTGGCAGCCAGCTGTCTCGCACGCTGCTCTCGACGCAGGTGCCGATGTACCGGGAgatggtggcgacggcgccggcgcacctgcgcacgcTGATTGCGTGCggtgacgtgtgcgtggatgcgaggggtgcgctgccgtcgcttgCGCCGTTCGCGGAGAGCGACGTGCTGTGCTTTGGCATtcgcgccgacgcgcacgTCTTGCCGAGCCACGGCGTGCTCTTCACTGCGCGCGAGAGGCCACTGGACCTGGACTACATGCTGCAGAAGCCGTCGCTGGCTgaggtgcgccggcgcgtgGCGGGGGGCAGGCACTCGTTTCTGCTGGACGTGGGGATGTGGATGCTGAGCGACcgcgcggtggaggtgctggctCGCAAGTGTCTGGGCGGAGCGCTGGACGCGGAGGACGCGACGGGCGGCGGGCGCGacgggcaccgctgcacggcggtgcgcaccGCGTACGACCTGTACTCGGAGTTCGGCTCTGCGCTGGGCAGCCACGCGCCGAGCGCGGACCCGGAGATCGCGGGGCTGAAGGCGAGCGTtgtggagctgcgcgacgctgaGTTCCTGCACTACGGGACGAACCGGCAGCTGatctcggcggcggcggcgctgcagaggcgcgaggcggcggcgccgtcgtggtggtggggcgcgCCGTTCGACGGCGTGCTTGCGCccgagcgcggcggcggggaggaggcggggctgcgtgctgcggcagcggatgcgcctgcgggctgcgcggcggaggagctggactttgctgctggcgacgcgatgccgctgctggcgacgccgtcgtctgTGATTGTGCAGAACTCCGTGGTGCTTGCGCCGCTGGACGGgtcggctgcggccgctgctgcggatgcgccggctggtgcgccgctgtcgcctgTGCGGCACCTGTGGGTGGAGAGCAGCTGGGTGGGCGCGCGGtgggcgctgcgggaccagcACATCCTGACGGGGATCCCGCGCAACGACTGGGcgcttgcgctgccgcccggcgcgtgcgtgagcgTTGTGCCTGTGCTGCCCGCCGCGCTTGGCGGCTGTGGTGCCGGTACCGCGCCGCACGCTGCGCGGGCGTACCACATGGACGACGCGTTCCGCGGCgacgtgcgcagcggcgcgacgATGTACATGGGCGTGCGCCTGCACGACTGGCTGTCGAGCCGCGGGTTCAGCGTGGCGGAGCTGTAccccgctgcgcgtgctgcgggcggcggtgctgcgccgccgctggacATGTACGAGGCTGCGCTGTTCCCGGTGTGCgcgacggagcagcagcttgGCGACTTCCTGTACGttgcgacgctgccgctggaggcTGCGACCGGCGGGTGCGCTGGCGTGGACGCTGCGCGGCTTGCCGCTGGGCAGGCTGTGTGGCGGACGCAGCCGCGCGTGTCTGCGATGGACCTGCTGCGGCTGACGGACGTGCCTGCGATGCTGCGCAACCGCGAGTACTACGAGCGGCGCATGCTGACGCTGATGCTTGCGCTTGTGGCTGCTGAccccgcggcgccgtgcgcgcgGTCGCCGGTGCTGTCGGGCCCGATgattgcgctgctgcagcagcagttctTCCTGCTGGACCTGAACCGCGTGGCCCAGCGCGTCGTGGAGCtgggcgtgccgctgccgtggcgcagcgggcTGACGGGGTGGTGTTGCGGCGTGGACGCAGCTGGGAGTGCGGGAGCGCTGtcgcgcgaggcggcgccgttcgCGAAGGGCGCGGCCGCCACTGCGGCCAGCTTGGCGCGGATGTTCGCGGACGAGGGCAGCgtgagcggtggcggcaggggtgcgccgctgtgcaccgTGCCTGGGCGCATCGTGGTGGCGCACTACCACGCGTTTGCGAGCCGCCTGATGGAgctggcgctggaggcgatggaTACTGCGGAGCCGCCGGTGTCTGCGCCGGAGAAGGCGCGgcgcctcgcgctgctgcgtgcgccgagcgtggaggaggcccgctcgctggcggctgtgcacgatgccgccgcgctcgcggAGCTACGCGCGGCCATCATGGACTCCTTTCCCGATGAGCGCCACGACCCGGAGATGGGCGTGCACCTTGACCAAATCATCTGGGGCCGCTGCCCCATCCGGATCGACGTGGCGGGGGCATGGACGGATACGCCGCCGTACACGATcctgagcggcggcagcgtgatCAACGTTGCCGTGGAGCTGAACGGGCAGCCGCCGGTGCaggtgtacgtgcgcgtgcgcgaggACCCGATGATCGTCATGCGCTCGATCGACTCCGGCGAGCAGCTGAGCGTCTCGAGCTTCGACGAGATCCGCACGTACGCGACGATGCAGAACCCGTTCTCGATCCCGAAGGCCGCGCTTGCGCTGTGCGGGTTCCTGCCGGAGTTCTGCGCGACGGAGTACGCGACGCTGCgggagcagctggcggcgcggtTTGGCGGCCACGGGCTGGAGATCTCGCTGTTTGTGGCGATCCCGACGGGGTCTGGGCTGGGCACGAGCTCCATCGTTGCCGGCACCGTGCTGCGGTCACTGGCGGAGTTCTGCAAGCTGCCGTGGGACAACCACGATGTGTGCCGCCGCGTGCTGCTGATTGAGCAGATGCTGACCGCTGGTGGCGGGTGGCAGGATCAGTACGGCGGCCTGTTCGAGGGCCTGAAGCTTGTGCAGTGCGTGCCTGGGCTGCCGTGCCTGCCGACGGTGCGCTGGATGCCGGACAGCGTGTACACGGACCCGAGGTTCGCCGCGTGCCACCTGCTGTACTACACGGGCATCACTCGCATGGCAAAGGGCATTCTTGGCGAGATTGTGCGCGACGTCTTTCTGAACCGTGGCGCgacactgcagctgctgcgtgaGATGGGTGGGCCGACGACTGCCGCGATGTACGACGCGATGACGACGGGCAACTACAAGGGCTACGCGCGGCTTGTGCAGCGCACGTGGGAGCAGAAGAAGCGGCTGGACGACGGCGTGTGCAACCCTGCCGTGCAGTCGATCGTGGACGTTGTGGAGCCGTACGTGTGGGGTGTGACGCTGcccggcgctggcggcggcggctacATGTACATGTGCGCGAAGGACGAGGCGTGCGCTCGCCGGATCCGCGAGCTGCTGACGGCGAACCCGCCGAACGGCAATGCCCGCTTCGTGGAGATGAGCGTGTCGGCGTCCGGCCTCCAGATCAGTCGGTCCTAG
- a CDS encoding putative dihydroorotate dehydrogenase, producing MSLQVNLLNNTFANPFMNAAGVMCSTMEDLVAMTESASGSLVSKSCTPALREGNPTPRYRALPLGSINSMGLPNNGLDFYMAYAAEQHDYGKKPLFLSMSGLSVRENAEMCKRLAAVATEKGVILELNLSCPNVPGKPQVAYDFDAMRQCLTAVSEVYPHSFGVKMPPYFDFAHFDAAAEILNEFPKVQFITCINSIGNGLVIDAETESVVIKPKQGFGGLGGHYILPTALANVNAFYRRCPEKLIFGCGGVYTGEDAFLHVLAGASMVQVGTALQEEGPAIFERLTSELLSVMAKKGYQTLDEFRGKVKTLD from the coding sequence ATGAGCCTTCAGGTGAATCTTCTCAACAACACGTTTGCTAACCCGTTCATGAACGCGGCTGGCGTGATGTGCAGCACGATGGAAGACCTCGTGGCCATGACCGAGTCGGCGAGCGGTTCTCTGGTCTCGAAGAGCTGCACCCCCGCTCTCCGCGAGGGCAACCCAACACCGCGCTACCGGGCCCTGCCGCTTGGCAGCATCAACTCGATGGGCCTGCCAAACAACGGGCTCGACTTCTACATGGCCTACGCCGCGGAGCAGCACGACTACGGCAAGAAGCCGCTTTTTCTGTCCATGTCCGGCTTGTCCGTGAGGGAGAATGCTGAGATGTGCAAGCGCCTTGCCGCCGTGGCGACAGAGAAGGGCGTCATCCTGGAGCTGAACCTGTCCTGCCCCAACGTGCCCGGCAAGCCGCAGGTGGCCTACGACTTCGACGCGATGCGGCAGTGCTTGACGGCGGTCTCGGAGGTCTACCCGCACTCGTTTGGTGTGAAGATGCCGCCGTACTTCGACTTCGCCCACTttgatgccgccgccgagatCCTCAACGAGTTCCCGAAGGTGCAGTTCATCACCTGCATCAACAGCATCGGTAACGGCCTCGTGATCGACGCGGAGACGGAGTCCGTGGTGATCAAGCCGAAGCAGGGCTTTGGCGGCCTCGGTGGCCACTACATCCTCCCCACGGCACTGGCGAACGTCAACGCATTCTACCGCCGTTGCCCGGAAAAGCTGATCTTTggctgcggtggcgtgtACACCGGTGAGGACGCCTTCCTGCACGTGCTCGCTGGCGCCTCCATGGTGCAGGTCGGCACGGCGCTGCAAGAGGAGGGACCCGCCATCTTCGAGCGGCTCACCTCGGAGTTGCTGAGTGTGATGGCGAAGAAGGGCTACCAGACGCTGGACGAGTTCCGTGGCAAGGTCAAGACCCTGGACTGA
- a CDS encoding putative aspartate carbamoyltransferase, whose product MSTFNPVASLKGQSVASAAQFSRADIDALIQLALDMKTHIEAGKTIDALRGRVMTPLFFEDSSRTLSSFCAAMMRLGGGVVNFTVETSSVNKGETLQDTVRTLDSYSDVLVLRHVKEEALEQAMSVATHPIMNAGNGAGEHPTQALLDILTIHAELGAVDGITIALIGDLKKGRTVHSLLKLLTHNFALRKVYLIAPAGLEMPAEVLEHVATDVQKRGITMEQACGLTPEVVADCDVLYATRLQKERFVASTAGDADAMAAFEASKASLRIDKARLAHAKAKMIVMHPLPRVDELSTDIDDDPRAAYFRQMRYGLFMRMAILFSVLS is encoded by the coding sequence ATGTCCACTTTCAATCCGGTTGCCTCCCTCAAGGGCCAGAGTGTGGCCTCCGCTGCGCAGTTCTCGCGCGCTGACATTGACGCCCTCATCCAGCTCGCACTGGATATGAAGACACACATCGAGGCAGGTAAAACTATCGACGCCCTGCGCGGTCGCGTCATGACGCCGCTGTTCTTCGAGGACAGCTCTCGCACGCTGTCGAGTTTTTGCGCGGCCATGATGCGgctgggcggcggcgtcgtgaACTTCACGGTGGAGACGTCATCTGTGAACAAGGGCGAGACACTGCAGGACACCGTCCGCACGCTGGACTCGTACAGTGACGTGCTCGTCCTCCGCCACGTTAAGGAGGAAGCGCTGGAGCAGGCGATGAGTGTGGCGACGCACCCGATCATGAACGCTGGCAACGGCGCTGGTGAGCACCCGACTCAGGCGTTGCTCGACATCCTTACGATTCACGCCGAGCTCGGCGCCGTGGACGGCATTACGATTGCGCTGATCGGGGACCTCAAGAAGGGCCGCACGGTGCAttcgctgctgaagctgctgaCGCACAACTTCGCGCTGAGGAAGGTGTACCTCATCGCCCCTGCTGGGCTGGAGATGCCTgcagaggtgctggagcATGTCGCGACGGACGTACAGAAGCGCGGGATCACGATGGAGCAGGCGTGTGGCCTCACTCCCGAGGTTGTGGCCGACTGCGACGTGCTCTACGCGACGCGCCTGCAGAAGGAGCGATTTGTCGCCTCCACTGCCGGTGACGCCGACGCCATGGCCGCCTTTGAGGCTTCCAAAGCTAGCCTGAGGATCGACAAGGCTCGCCTGGCACACGCGAAGGCGAAGATGATTGTCATGCACCCGCTGCCCCGCGTGGATGAGCTCAGCACGGACATCGACGACGACCCGCGTGCGGCGTACTTCCGACAGATGCGCTACGGCCTCTTCATGCGCATGGCTATCCTCTTCAGCGTGCTTTCTTGA
- a CDS encoding putative OMPDCase-OPRTase has translation MSFFDLLNERAKRSLLCVGLDPRAETAAAAVEECKCLIEQTHEYAAAYKPNAAFFELFGAEGWTALLEVIGAVPPGIPVVLDAKRGDIADTADAYATSAFKHLNAHAITASPYMGADSLQPFMRYPEKGVFVLCKTSNKSSDDFQCLRVGDKYLYEAVAERAEGSWNVNGNVGLVVGATDPVALARVRARAPTLWFLVPGIGAQGGSLKASLDAGLRADGSGMLINVSRGLARAADPRAAAKELCEEINAMRFAKGASVELAKALVDSHCVRFGNFTLKSGKSSPIYIDLRRLVTYPAIMRLVAREYAKVLRHYKFDRIAGLPYAALPIASAISNEMNVPLIYPRREAKIYGTKAAIEGEYKKGDRVVIIDDLVSTGETKVEAIEKLRSAGLEVVSIVVLVDRDMGAKAFLNKLGYDFEAVVGLHQLLPLWRKSNAITSQQEADVRAFLGQWKQSKL, from the coding sequence ATGTCGTTCTTTGATCTTCTGAACGAGCGCGCCAAGCGCTCGCTGCTCTGCGTCGGCCTCGACCCCCGCGCCGAgacggccgctgcggcggtggaggagtgcAAGTGCCTGATTGAGCAGACGCACGAGTACGCCGCTGCCTACAAGCCGAACGCGGCCTTCTTCGAGCTCTTCGGCGCCGAGGgctggacggcgctgctggaggtgatTGGTGCCGTTCCCCCCGGCATCCCTGTGGTGCTGGATGCGAAGCGCGGTGATATCGCTGACACTGCCGACGCGtacgccacctccgccttcaAGCACCTGAACGCGCACGCCATCACTGCCTCGCCCTACATGGGCGCCGACAGCCTTCAGCCGTTCATGCGCTACCCCGAGAAGGGCGTGTTTGTGCTTTGCAAGACGTCTAACAAGAGCAGCGACGATTTTCAGTGCCTGCGCGTAGGTGACAAGTACTTGTACGAGGCCGTTGCCGAGCGCGCCGAGGGCTCGTGGAATGTGAACGGCAACGTTGGCCTGGTCGTTGGGGCGACGGACCCGGTCGCGCTGgctcgcgtgcgcgcgcgtgcgccaaCGCTGTGGTTCCTGGTGCCAGGCATTGGCGCGCAGGGCGGCAGCCTCAAGGCGAGCCTCGATGCGGGTCTCCGcgccgacggcagcggcatgcTCATCAACGTGTCGCGCGGCCTCGCCCGCGCGGCCGAcccacgcgccgctgcgaaggAGCTGTGCGAGGAGATCAACGCGATGCGCTTCGCCAAGGGTGCCTCCGTCGAGCTGGCTAAGGCACTCGTGGACTCGCATTGCGTGCGCTTCGGCAACTTCACGCTCAAGTCGGGCAAGTCTTCGCCAATTTACATTgatctgcgccgcctcgtcacGTACCCGGCTATCATGCGGCTCGTGGCTCGCGAGTACGCGAAGGTGCTGCGTCATTACAAGTTCGACCGTATCGCCGGCCTGCCGTACGCCGCACTACCCATCGCTAGCGCCATCTCCAACGAGATGAACGTCCCGCTCATCTACCCCCGCCGGGAGGCGAAAATCTACGGCACAAAGGCGGCCATCGAGGGCGAGTACAAGAAGGGCGACCGCGTTGTCATCATCGACGACCTCGTGTCCACCGGTGAGACCAAGGTCGAGGCGATCGAGAAGCTCAGGTCTGCTGGGCTCGAGGTGGTGTCGAtcgtggtgctggtggacCGCGATATGGGTGCCAAGGCCTTCTTGAACAAGCTCGGCTACGACTTTGAGGCCGTGGTGGGGctccaccagctgctgccgctctggCGCAAGAGCAACGCCATCACTTCCcagcaggaggcggatgTGCGCGCCTTCCTCGGCCAGTGGAAGCAGAGCAAGTTATAA